A DNA window from Halorubrum sp. DM2 contains the following coding sequences:
- a CDS encoding ribbon-helix-helix domain-containing protein, which yields MSEAATNDDGGDDIATVNFKLTESFLEQIDDTWQGRGFNSRSEFIRYTLRDAVEFPTFDRDELVALLEAEEDIREGRTTSAEEARERFGTSDE from the coding sequence ATGTCCGAAGCGGCCACAAACGACGACGGCGGGGACGACATCGCCACGGTGAATTTCAAACTCACCGAGTCGTTCCTCGAACAGATAGACGATACGTGGCAGGGACGCGGGTTCAACAGTCGGAGCGAGTTCATCCGGTACACGCTTCGGGATGCCGTTGAGTTCCCGACGTTCGACCGCGACGAACTCGTCGCCCTGCTCGAAGCCGAGGAGGACATCCGCGAGGGACGAACGACGAGCGCCGAGGAGGCCCGCGAGCGGTTCGGCACGAGCGATGAGTGA
- a CDS encoding type II toxin-antitoxin system RelE/ParE family toxin, protein MSDEGWTWELSSTAEDDLDGLSPAEQDRILDKLDEIVSSPWRDPPDYGEPLQNSPYKKIRVGEFRLSVSFRQDDGRLVVARVKRRGGAYTADDD, encoded by the coding sequence ATGAGTGACGAGGGGTGGACGTGGGAACTCTCCTCGACGGCCGAAGACGACCTCGACGGACTCTCCCCCGCCGAGCAAGACCGAATACTCGACAAGCTCGATGAAATCGTCTCCTCGCCGTGGCGCGACCCGCCGGACTACGGTGAGCCGCTCCAGAACAGCCCGTACAAGAAGATACGCGTCGGGGAGTTTCGGCTCTCAGTGAGCTTCCGGCAGGACGACGGGCGGCTCGTCGTCGCACGCGTCAAGCGTCGGGGCGGCGCGTACACCGCTGACGACGACTAG
- a CDS encoding transposase — translation MADDYLRRTAITRLVLTDEQRKLLDTTIFDRKRACNISSRIGWRADEARKTRLQKLAYDEVREETRLGSQHTILATHQAAAALDGIDDIESLKENHTTSCPEFTADTAKYDTRTMTLFDDGTVSLSTVEDRVRCELALPDDEDGYQYQYLDSETWEVTESTLSRRDRAYYIHLGFRKPKPKKRAEIRDDTEDRTVLGVDLGIANIATTSTAYFASGDELRHRHREFERIRGRLQRTGTQSAHRTIQQMSGRESRHVRDTLHNVANDIVDEALEHDCEYVAFENLRHIRDRAPRVKEFHQWAHRQLVDMVESKADAEGLCVVYVSPENTSRRCPECGHTSKGNRITRSEFKCKSCDETGNADYVGAKNVGLRYVRRGLQSSRRTGDSQLALKSGTVTPNRGFVPSD, via the coding sequence GTGGCGGACGACTACCTGAGACGTACCGCAATTACCCGCCTAGTGCTCACCGACGAGCAGAGAAAACTGCTCGATACCACTATCTTCGATCGGAAACGCGCCTGTAACATCAGCAGTCGTATCGGATGGAGAGCAGATGAAGCACGGAAGACACGTCTTCAAAAGCTTGCCTACGACGAGGTGCGAGAAGAGACACGTCTCGGGAGCCAACACACGATCCTCGCCACTCACCAAGCCGCAGCGGCACTCGACGGCATCGACGATATCGAATCTCTCAAAGAGAATCATACTACTTCTTGTCCGGAGTTCACGGCAGATACGGCGAAGTACGACACGCGCACGATGACGTTGTTCGATGACGGGACCGTTTCTCTTTCTACAGTCGAAGACCGGGTTCGATGCGAACTCGCGTTGCCCGATGACGAGGACGGATACCAATATCAGTACCTCGACAGCGAGACGTGGGAGGTCACCGAATCCACGCTCTCACGGCGCGATAGAGCCTACTACATTCACCTGGGATTTCGGAAGCCGAAGCCCAAGAAACGGGCAGAGATACGGGATGACACCGAGGACAGGACAGTTCTCGGCGTCGATCTCGGTATCGCCAACATCGCTACCACCTCGACGGCGTACTTCGCATCCGGTGACGAACTCCGGCATCGACACCGGGAGTTCGAGCGGATCCGCGGTAGACTCCAACGGACGGGTACACAGTCCGCACACCGAACGATTCAGCAGATGAGTGGGCGGGAATCACGACACGTCCGGGATACCCTCCATAACGTCGCCAATGACATCGTCGACGAGGCTCTCGAACACGATTGCGAATACGTCGCCTTCGAGAACCTTCGGCACATCCGAGATCGTGCGCCTCGGGTGAAAGAGTTTCACCAGTGGGCACATCGACAGCTCGTGGACATGGTCGAATCAAAAGCGGACGCAGAGGGGCTCTGTGTCGTGTACGTATCACCCGAGAACACGAGTCGACGGTGTCCGGAATGCGGTCACACGAGCAAAGGAAACCGAATCACGCGATCGGAATTCAAGTGTAAATCGTGTGATGAGACGGGGAACGCAGACTACGTCGGCGCGAAGAACGTCGGATTGAGGTACGTCCGTCGGGGCCTACAGTCGTCTCGACGGACGGGCGACAGTCAACTCGCCCTGAAATCAGGAACCGTGACGCCGAATCGGGGATTCGTCCCGAGCGACTGA
- a CDS encoding VRR-NUC domain-containing protein, with protein sequence MKITTRYTIQDWQTQEIEFHEIPEPVMELSFKQVLEIALVELGSVDLNPIELTFSCIFSHEEWNVIRTPMNRDTPVQQYISVAIERATGVREALYGSGVPDFFLWTPEGEHKFVEVKASEDSLNSNQKEWADNYDWNFAIAQLAPASERMSDEDILERNKIALY encoded by the coding sequence ATGAAAATCACAACTAGATATACGATACAAGATTGGCAGACACAGGAGATTGAATTCCACGAGATCCCAGAACCGGTGATGGAACTTTCATTTAAACAGGTGCTAGAAATCGCTCTCGTCGAACTCGGAAGTGTTGATCTGAACCCCATCGAACTCACATTTTCTTGTATTTTCTCGCATGAAGAATGGAATGTCATTCGAACACCGATGAACCGTGACACCCCTGTTCAACAGTACATTTCCGTAGCAATTGAACGGGCAACCGGTGTGAGAGAAGCGCTCTATGGCTCTGGAGTACCTGACTTCTTTTTATGGACCCCAGAAGGAGAACACAAATTTGTGGAAGTCAAAGCGAGTGAAGATTCGCTGAATAGTAATCAGAAAGAGTGGGCGGACAACTACGACTGGAACTTTGCTATCGCTCAGTTAGCTCCAGCCTCCGAGCGCATGTCAGACGAAGACATATTGGAGAGAAACAAGATTGCGTTATATTAG
- a CDS encoding zinc-binding dehydrogenase: MSSEMDAYVIDEFGGPDAFERRTVAVPDPDPGEIRVEVAASSVNPVDYKIRGGHIPDFAPAFPATLGCDVAGVVDAVGEDVDAFEPGDEVYGMPGGAGRQGALADYVVGHAGTFADAPESIPLEDSAALPVVALTAWEMLADKASVDVGDDVLVYGATGGVGHVGVQLADWFGATVTATGSTEEKRSLAADLGADATVDYTETAVESYVDAHAGGVGFDLVFDPVGDDHLNTAFEAVRPYGAVVTTESSDADGVDLSPMHATSLSLGVVLVIHPVLAGNGQERIGRELETIAALVDKGVVAPHVDDRYAFTDVADAHRRAEAGDFVGKLLLVNE, translated from the coding sequence ATGAGTTCCGAGATGGACGCGTACGTGATAGACGAGTTCGGCGGCCCGGACGCCTTCGAGCGACGGACCGTCGCGGTTCCCGACCCCGACCCGGGCGAGATCCGCGTCGAGGTCGCCGCCTCCAGCGTCAACCCGGTCGACTACAAGATCCGCGGGGGTCACATCCCCGACTTCGCGCCGGCGTTCCCGGCGACGCTCGGCTGCGACGTGGCCGGCGTCGTCGACGCCGTCGGCGAGGACGTCGACGCCTTCGAACCGGGCGACGAGGTGTACGGGATGCCCGGCGGCGCGGGGCGACAGGGCGCGCTCGCCGACTACGTCGTCGGGCACGCGGGAACGTTCGCGGACGCCCCCGAGTCGATCCCGCTCGAAGACAGCGCTGCGCTGCCCGTGGTCGCCCTGACCGCGTGGGAGATGCTCGCCGACAAGGCCAGCGTCGACGTCGGCGACGACGTGCTGGTGTACGGCGCGACGGGCGGCGTCGGCCACGTCGGCGTCCAACTCGCCGACTGGTTCGGCGCGACCGTCACCGCGACCGGATCGACCGAAGAGAAGCGGTCGCTGGCGGCGGACCTCGGCGCTGACGCGACCGTCGACTACACGGAGACGGCGGTCGAGTCGTACGTCGACGCGCACGCCGGCGGCGTCGGCTTCGATCTCGTCTTCGATCCGGTCGGTGACGACCACCTGAACACGGCGTTCGAGGCGGTCCGCCCGTACGGAGCCGTGGTCACGACCGAGTCGAGCGACGCCGACGGCGTCGACCTGTCGCCGATGCACGCCACGTCGCTCTCGCTCGGCGTCGTCCTCGTCATCCACCCGGTGCTGGCCGGGAACGGACAGGAGCGCATCGGGCGGGAACTGGAGACGATCGCCGCGCTCGTCGACAAGGGTGTGGTCGCGCCGCACGTCGACGACCGGTACGCCTTCACGGACGTGGCGGACGCCCATCGCCGCGCCGAGGCCGGCGACTTCGTCGGGAAGCTCCTGCTCGTCAACGAGTAG
- the lipA gene encoding lipoyl synthase, producing MQRGRRKPDWLKSRPPSGSRFTEIKSTLRDHDLHTVCEEANCPNMGECWSGRDGPGTATFMLMGDRCSRGCNFCDVETGGMEPLDPDEPANVADAVAEIGLDYVVLTSVDRDDLADGGSAHFAETIREIKRRDPEVLVETLIPDFGGDPEAVRRIIDAEPDVIAHNVETVERLQWPVRDRRANYEQSLAVLDQVDRESDIHTKTSLMLGVGEYDHEVYRTLGDLREVGVDVVTFGQYLQPSRSHLDVFEYVHPDVFETWRRVAETEFDFLYCASGAMVRSSYKAGELFVEALVREGHSPEDARRHARAAGGD from the coding sequence ATGCAACGCGGCCGCCGGAAGCCGGACTGGCTGAAGTCGCGCCCGCCGTCCGGGAGTCGCTTCACCGAGATCAAGTCCACCCTCCGCGACCACGACCTCCACACGGTCTGCGAGGAGGCGAACTGCCCGAACATGGGCGAGTGCTGGTCCGGGCGGGACGGTCCCGGCACGGCGACGTTCATGCTCATGGGCGACCGCTGCTCGCGCGGGTGTAACTTCTGTGACGTCGAGACGGGCGGCATGGAGCCGCTCGACCCCGACGAGCCGGCGAACGTCGCCGACGCGGTCGCGGAGATCGGGCTCGACTACGTCGTCTTAACATCCGTCGATCGCGACGACCTCGCCGACGGCGGGTCGGCGCACTTCGCCGAGACGATCCGCGAGATCAAACGGCGCGATCCGGAGGTGCTCGTCGAGACGCTCATTCCCGACTTCGGCGGCGATCCCGAGGCGGTCCGCCGGATCATCGACGCGGAGCCGGACGTGATCGCGCACAACGTCGAGACCGTCGAGCGGCTCCAGTGGCCGGTGCGGGACCGTCGCGCGAACTACGAGCAGTCGCTCGCGGTCCTCGATCAGGTCGACCGCGAGTCAGACATCCACACGAAGACGAGCCTCATGCTCGGTGTCGGCGAGTACGACCACGAGGTGTACCGGACCCTCGGCGACCTCCGCGAGGTCGGCGTCGACGTGGTCACCTTCGGCCAGTATCTCCAGCCCTCGCGGTCGCACCTCGACGTCTTCGAGTACGTCCACCCCGACGTCTTCGAGACGTGGCGGCGGGTGGCCGAGACGGAGTTCGACTTCCTCTACTGCGCGTCGGGTGCGATGGTCCGGTCGTCGTACAAGGCCGGCGAGCTGTTCGTCGAGGCGCTCGTACGCGAGGGGCACTCGCCCGAGGACGCGCGTCGCCATGCGCGGGCTGCGGGCGGCGACTGA
- a CDS encoding branched-chain amino acid ABC transporter permease has product MGTTDSSIVDSVRARPGLLFVVLLGGLLLVDLAAKLGGVGLGPIGGSVSVDRLGSNLWNGIVIGLVIGLAGIGLSMTYSILSFANFSHGDLVSAGAFTGWGVAFLIAGFGDIPIRALLTVRDAGSVSPGDIGAHILSTPGAILVGLVAAFVVTALLAVALDRAFYKPMRDRDGISLLIASIGAALIVRYLLQFGYGSDRRGVTASVEQSNLAFGPLGVSVNAHELTILVAAVGLMLAMHAMLQHTKLGTAMRAMADNKDLALITGIPAERVVTATWIIGGGLAGASGYLYVLLRGTIQFDFGWLLLLLIFAAVILGGIGSVYGAIVGGLVIGVVFTTSTIWIPSDFNQAAAFAVMILMLLLRPEGLFGGVSTA; this is encoded by the coding sequence ATGGGAACAACTGACTCGTCGATCGTCGACTCCGTACGGGCCCGGCCGGGGCTCCTCTTCGTCGTCCTCCTCGGCGGCCTACTCCTCGTCGACCTCGCGGCGAAACTCGGGGGAGTCGGTCTCGGCCCGATCGGGGGGTCGGTCTCGGTCGATCGGCTCGGATCGAACCTCTGGAACGGCATCGTCATCGGTCTCGTGATCGGGCTGGCCGGGATCGGGCTCTCGATGACGTACAGCATCCTCTCGTTCGCGAACTTCTCGCACGGCGACCTCGTCAGCGCGGGCGCGTTCACGGGCTGGGGCGTCGCGTTCCTGATCGCCGGGTTCGGTGACATACCGATCCGGGCGCTCCTGACCGTCCGCGACGCCGGGAGCGTCTCGCCCGGCGACATCGGAGCGCACATCCTCTCGACGCCCGGCGCGATCCTCGTCGGATTGGTCGCGGCGTTCGTCGTCACCGCGCTGCTCGCGGTGGCGCTTGACCGGGCGTTCTACAAGCCGATGCGCGACCGCGACGGCATCTCGCTGCTCATCGCCTCCATCGGCGCGGCGCTCATCGTCCGCTACCTGCTCCAGTTCGGCTACGGCTCCGACCGGCGGGGCGTGACCGCCAGCGTCGAGCAGTCGAACCTCGCGTTCGGCCCCCTCGGGGTCTCGGTGAACGCCCACGAGCTCACCATCCTCGTGGCTGCGGTCGGACTGATGCTCGCGATGCACGCCATGCTCCAGCACACGAAACTCGGCACGGCGATGCGCGCGATGGCCGACAACAAGGACCTCGCGCTCATCACCGGGATCCCGGCCGAGCGCGTCGTCACCGCCACGTGGATCATCGGCGGCGGGCTCGCGGGGGCCTCCGGCTACCTCTACGTCCTGCTCCGCGGGACGATCCAGTTCGACTTCGGCTGGCTCCTCCTCCTGCTCATCTTCGCGGCCGTGATCTTAGGGGGGATCGGCTCGGTCTACGGGGCCATCGTCGGCGGCCTCGTCATCGGCGTCGTGTTCACCACCTCGACGATCTGGATCCCCTCGGACTTCAACCAGGCCGCGGCGTTCGCCGTGATGATCCTGATGCTGCTGCTTCGCCCCGAGGGGCTGTTCGGAGGTGTTTCGACCGCATGA